A region of the Montipora foliosa isolate CH-2021 chromosome 8, ASM3666993v2, whole genome shotgun sequence genome:
GAGGTCTTCCGATCTGGAAGCGTCGGGCGACCTAGGTACTTAATATCGGAGGAAGTTCTTCTGCATCTAAGATCTTCGGGTTTCACGTGGACTAAAATAGCTCAAATGCTTCTTGTTTCACGGTGGATATTGAGACGTCGTTTTGTGGAGTATGGACCAGAGGAGATGACAAGCTTCTCCATGATTTCGGATGCGCAACTAGACAATCTCGTAGAACGTTTCATGTGTGATCATGGGACTTTGGTTGGGTATTCCTTGGTGTCCGGACATCTTCGATCATTAGTGAGGTCTCAGAGTTCAAAGGGATCGAATCAGGGAGAGTATTGCCCGCGTTGACCCTGGAAACTCTAGAATCCGCTGGGCGGTCGTTATTTCTAGGACAGCATATTCTGTGGCTGGTCCAAATAGCTTATGGCATATTGACGGACACCATAGCCTGGTGACATGGGGTTTTGTCATTCATGGTGGAATCGATGGTTTTTCTCGcttaattgttttcttgaaatgtTCTACTAATAACAGAAGTGACACTGTCCTAGATTTGTTCCTCACAGCGACACAAAGGTTTGAGTGGCCATCAAGGGTGCGAAGTGATCATTGGGTGAAAACGTAAGGTTGTGGGAGGGAATGGAAGAAGAAGAGGGCCAAATCCACTCATTGCGTATCTCGTCTTCAGAGTGTTCTGGTGTAAGGTCAAACTCTCCTTTAATAACATTATGTCGCTcactaaaagaaaatgaatcCCTTTCCTCTTCCGTCTCTTGCTCGTCGCTTTCTTTCTCAAGACAGTCAATATGGTTCATGgttggttcatttatttcacaccatttacataacattaacatagaaaacaaagtatagtcacaacacatggttacaagataaaataattatagtacAGGTTGTACAATGTGTGCggtggtcaaagtagcgaaggctttctagttgaccaccacGTGCACCTACTTTTAAGTAAACGAAGAAATGACACTGAGCTTTACTGGGATATAGAATTCCAATTCATCATCCGGACGACCATTCGGCTGAGACGCCATCTTGCCAGATGAAGAAATGTCACTTGTTCAAATGTCATCCGCTGACCGAAGGAAAAAAGGGAGAGCTCGCTGGGAGCCGCTGGGAGCCGGGACCTAATGATGCGCAAAGGGAGTGcgcagaaaatgttgaatgaatattgcaccgtgttgaatgaatatttggatCGTGAATGTGAACGGATATAAGCCGTTGAATGTGAATGAGTACATCCCGTAAATGTGAgtaaatatattcgtgaataagaaatatgtcgttaaatgtaaacaaatatatttcttgaatgtaaacttagttgttgaatgtgaataaatatattcgtgaataacaataacagccgtgaatgtgaatgaatataaactttgtgaattttgcaccatttcgccAACCATAAATAGACCGTGTATCTCAAATATCCGCATTAGctacatttattttacagtcTAATGATTGCTCTATCTTGCTACGAAACGGCGTTCGCGAACCTCTAACGCATGCATGTAccgatcttaagagttcaaacgaAATCTGTGTCCTGAGCCAAGTGATTACAATATGATAAGGCTCGGTATCTTTCTGCGCTATCTTGTCTGCGAGATGCTTTAAGAACCGCTGACACTCGTTTCCCATTCCGCCATTGGTTCCAAACACTAAAGGCGTAAACGAACCCATATCTACATCTAACACCCGCTGCTGGTACTTGcgcttcttctcttcttcttgctCCTTGAACACTTCCGATGTTGGCTTGCTCTGGTAACACTTGGAGTTGACGTGCGTAACTCTTACATCAAAAAATGCCGTAACTCCTCTTGCCCAGAACCCTCCCGCTTTGATGTCCAACCTTGCCTCAGAACTTGTAACAGCGCTCCTCAAATGAAATCGCTCATTGTCCAGGGGTTGAAGGCGTGGTTCGATTTCGACATTATTGCAGATCTTGTCGATGAATGTCGTTAACAAGTTCCGTACACCATCATGTCTCTGCGCTACAAACCCCCCCCCCTTTTTACAAGAGAGGGCGTGGCCAACGGTGAATTTATCCCCACATACGCAATGACTTGGTAGATCGGCTAAGGGCAGGTCATAACGCAAGCGTAGCGAGTCTCTGAACTCTTGCTTGTTCAGGGCTAAACCCTGGTCTGCGAGGGGCATCGCATTCAGCCATGAACTTGCGCCCTTGTCTCTCGATTGATTGACCAGTCGCAGCAGGTCTGGGGAGAGGCTTGAATCGATGCTATCCATTTTCTCTTTGGCACTTGCTCTCTTAAGTAATTGTTGATGCCTCTTTAGCTCCTCCATAGATCTTTCTCCTGGCACCATGATGGAACTCTGTGATGTAATAGAATCTACGTGAGCGGTGGTTAATAGTCTCGAGGCAGCAAACTGCTGCGGTGCCTCGGATCTCAGATCAGGAATGCTTAGACCCCCTTGACCCGTTGCTAAGgtagcaataacaataatgatgataatgatgatgatgatgatgatgatgacttatCCTGTACCtgcaatcggcgtcaaaattgttgagactcTCTTATGcattagagtcgatttcaagctcggtgcgaaaatggccccctcccccgcacccccgggacaatgttgtgtttttttctgttttctacgagccttgtcgacagcggtacaacattgattagggtggggaagggaggggtatcccggaaacgaactttttgaacaagttttctcagcaaacaatgaatgtgtcgttgccagtgtgctctgctGGCATGTTCGGTCCGAAAATggcccctcccccgcaccccctggacaatgttgtgttttttctgttttctacgagccttgtcgacagcgatacaacattgattagggtgggggagggagagGTATCtcggaaacgtactttttggcaagttttctttgcaagcaatgaatgtgtcgttgccagtgtgctctgttggcaactgtctcaactaattttgtcgccgattgtggGTAGATGTAAAGAAGGCATTCGACTCTGTCTCACACCAGTGGATCACCAAAACTCTTGAAATGCATGACATAATGCAGACCTCATCCATCTTATTAAGTCTATTATGAAAACATGGAACATCAACGTGGAAGTAACCACTAACAAGGGAAAAGAAACCATTGGCTCCATCAAAGTCAACTggggaattctacaagtagactcTCTTTGTGTGCGACTTTTCACTCTATCACTTGACCCAAATGGAGTACGGAAGAAACGTGAAGCTTATCACCATAGTATTTGACTATCTTGGTGCATAATATAAACACCTAGACAAAGAACTGAATATGCTATTTGGGCCGAAAGTAGCAAGGTTAACAATTGAACGGTCCCAGAAATGGGTTATTTCATAAAACTGTGTCTGTAGTGCATGTAGTTATGTTAATATATGCACTGAGTGATTTTACCAATAAAGTCTACCATAATAATAGTTAATGCTAAcgataatggtaatgataatatTTCCTTATTTTAAAGGGGCATAACTTCTAATTTCCCTTAATTTTATGTGAAACCCATAGGTCATAAAACGCATTTTCTGCTGACactgttaaagtgctactatgaccaaacaATCAATTTCTATTTTCctctggatttcaaaactatgttaattaactaaacagtaactgacccaagtttttaagacttgatttgaaaaaagagacctgtttattttaactggaattttcctatttaatggtccgccattactaactttaataTCTTGAGatagctggatcgaggagaaaatgacgtcaaagactcaatagtttaagagtGCAATGCGtatgtacgcggctgaattaatatgcagcacgggagtttgagggtttcagacttttaaactcgtgtttgcATATacaataagctgcgtttacacgctggaATTGTGAGCCagtgagtcaatgacgtcacttttcctaagatccaaccctctgaggccgaatcggtcagtttggaacatgagtaatggcggaccgtgaagtccagaacttacactcaaagtaaacagtctttggataaaaatcaaagttcaaaattttgccagtcaagtgttaagcaatcacgctttcaaaatctaaagaaaaaaaggaagtgattttttgatcatagtagcactttaagaaagGAATTGAATTTACAAAGATTTGATGAAGCCACTGCTCAGACTCGCTCCGTGATCCATAGCTAAGTGTTCCCTTGACCAGAAATTACAATACTTGCATGCGTAAGTAAAGCCTTTTTATTTCTATATCTGAGACAGATCTTTTGATTTACAACTCGGAACATAACCTTTAAGGACAAAGTTTACAAAGTCTGTCTGTATCACAGCTGACTGCTGAAAAACAGTGGAGGAAAACTAGTTGAGAAATTTCCCAACATGCATCATTTATCCTGCTCCAATCGTGTGGAATAGCCTTCCTTTAGAATTAGGAATAAGTACATCTCTTTTGGACGTTGACTCCAAACTCAAAACGTAGCTGTTTAAAGTAGTAGCTTGGTTATTCAGTATCGTTCTTGAGCAATTTTTAGTCGtctattttaattgtttttacGATTAATTAtcgcattattattattattattattattattattattattattattattattgttataattattattatagaatTAATGTAATTAGAAATTTTTCTGTAAAGCGGCTTTGGACCCAAGGGAAATGGTGCTATATATAAAacaattactattatttttgttattattttgatgCAGAAAAGCTATTCAGGTGGGAGTCAACTATGACGGTGACCAGAAAAGGTATAACCAGTCCCAGGTTAATACCACGACGGTCATGACAGCTAATAAGTTTTGATCCAGCGGTAGGCCATCTGGGCTATAGTCATTTTCCAGTTCGTTCCATGTGTCGTAAGAGGTGAATAAGTGACAGTGATCTATTATGAAAGTAGTTTTTGCATTGCGAAGCAGTTTTTGAAGTAAAACTAAGAGTAGACCCATGCCTCTTACAGCTCAGTCGTGGGTCCAAGTAACTGCTAGTTTTTCTAACTTCAAGAAACTTGTATGGCACGGGGAGAGCAATATTTCGAGTTGAAAATGGTAAATTGTGTTTATTTTGGATGGGAAGATGTAAATTTTAACCAAAAAATATTTAGGCTAAGGTGCACATTAAAGCAAAACATACCAAAGTCATCTCATGGAATTGAAGTTATGAATTGCTTTTCCAATTAAAGTAAGCGCTAAACATGCCCTTAACTTCTCGACCGTGAGGAATAACTAAGAAACAAGACAATACTGTAGTAATAATATTCGACTCTTGAGTCTATTCTGTTTATCACCACTTATCTTAAAAGGTCACTTCCGGGATAGGAGCAATAAAAAGAATTATACCTTTTGTCCCTCCACCTACTAGAAAATTTATAGAATATAAATTACAGTTAATAATACAACCTTTAGCTTATTAGAGTCAAGCTAACAGCAAACAATCATGTATCTGTAAATGCTAGCAATACAGGGGCAAAAAGCTTATTTAGCCTATGGGCCTCATGCGCAGTCAGTTATTGTCCAATCACAGCACTGGCTTTTCCCTCTGTCAATCAAAGCGTGTTTCTCTGTTTGCTTCTGTTCAGTGATTCATTCTGTTCTTCAGCTTTGACAAGAATCACAGTTCCCTCCCACCCTTCCGTTTGTAGTGGTAGAATTTCACAATTACTAGTACTCAAAAGACAATATGGGAAGCCTTAATAGCTATagtctacaaaaaaaaacaaaacaaaagcagcaACAACATAGTCACAACAATCTTGAAGGACATGAACTCTGGCAGTTTGACTTATTGTCAACTGTCAATAATATATATTCCTTTACAAGATAGCACCTTGTTATTCCTATTGCTAATATTTTGTTGCTCATTAAGAGGTGTTTATATTTGTTAATAGTACAATAAAGTCAGGGTTGGGGATTAAGTGCTCCCATGCTGGTCACACTTTCACCCATAGACTTTTGGTAGCTATTCATTCTGGGGATCGGTACCCCTATAGCTGTGTTGCCATGGGAATGAGTGTTACCCCGGAGGATTATCACCTCCTGTAGGGCATTACTACCCCTTCCGCAGCCAAGGGATTTTCACCCTTGAGAGAGAACTATCATCTCTCTTTGTTGCATAATACTAGCTTTAGACCAACATGTTATGTCAGCTATTTTGCGACTGGATTGCTTAATCCCCTACCCCTTTACCCCACTAAGTGTGTTCATATTCTTGTCTTAGCTAATGGGTTGATAGCATTAACTTCATTATATATACAGTGCATTAATTCAACCTCATTTCGACTATTGCAAACCTGTCTGGGGTATTTGTGGTAAAACGTTATTTGACAGGCTACAGAAGCTTCAGAACAATGCCGCTCGCGTCTTAACCTTATGTAGCTATGATGCTGATGCTAACCGCTTAATTAGACAACTCGATTGGAAAGACTTGAGCACTCAATTTCAAATACAGAAAGCCTTAATGGTATATATACAAGTCTTTAAATGGTCTTGCTTTAAACGGTCTTCTAAATTTGTTAAACGAAATGAAACGCGCTATTCCCTGAGGGACTCTGTTAACAAACTATTTGTCCCGTTTCCGCGAactaatttcatgaaaaacagctttagttatAGCGGAGCAGTCCTCTGGAACAGCCTTCCCTGTAACGTGAGAGAAGCTAAATATCTAAGTCAATTTAAACGATTAGTTAATCTTCATTTTTAATGTTAGGGTATACACGGCATTTATGAAAAACAGGTTTTAGTTAGATTAGTTGTAGtaagtttttgtattttgtttaggaTAGTTaggttatttctaattttttatACTCCTGATGACTTTACCgcgtttaaataaagattttacattacattacacaTTACATTACGCATTTGCTAAAACTGCGACaactgagaaaaaaattcatttatCTTTTAATGATGTTACCAGTGGTCCTACATATTAATTCACCAGTTGTCAAAGAAATATGTCGTAGGATTTACTCCACACCACAAAAGCATAACTCAGGGCACTTGAATTGTGGAAAGCGTCTATTAAAGTGTTTTCGCGACTGTGGTAACGTTAGCATTAGGGACACATCGTTGATGTCGTTGTTAGCGATCTTGTCCTTCGGTGATGATGAATGGAAGATTTCTTTCTGATGCAACACTTTGCAGGGCAAGGTGGGGCACAGTTAGTTGCGTAGCAACTCTGATCACACATAGCCGGTGGAGATTGCGGTACATATTCGGGTTGCAACATGCCGGTGGGGGCTGAGTATTCTGGTTGGGGTCCCATCGGGGGATATACCGGCTGCGGTACGGCTTGGGGGAATGCCCCTGGGAGGCCACCGACGGGTGGTGGTGCTCCCATGCAGCAATCAGCTTGATATTTCGGTGCACATGCATCGGAGCAGGGTCCTCCCCCGGACTTTACCGGTGGAGTTGGGGGTGGGATTACTACGTCTGCGCAACAGATATCAGCGCATGAAGGGGCACAACCGACTGGATCTTTGCATCTTGCGGGATCACAATATCGAGGCTGAGGGCACGGGTTGATTGCAGAAGGAGGTCCCGGATGAGGGTGCCCTCCGAAAGGTCCAACAACTTTAAATGGAAGCGGGTTGGCTGGTTCTGGGGCTTCTATAGgataaaagaaaagagagaagaaTGGTTAGCATACATTTCTGACAACAACGTCACAGAGGCTTCATATGAGTTCGAACTACGGAAGCTTACAAACACAACAAGGCTTCCGCGCTTTAACGCTCTCTATCATTGTtgaatcgtttttttttttaatgtctatTTTTTTAGCTCTTTTTTGAAGCCGTCAGTTGTTGTCAAATATGCAAGCTGAAAGTCAAGTTAAAGATAGGAAGCCTTGTGAGAAAATAGTTAACGAGGCTGTTGCAACTCTTCTCTCGTGGACTTCTGTGAGACCTTAGTTTTTGTATTTGATTCGAGAATGAAGCGCACCTCCTTATATATTTGATTTGAGAATCTAGTAAATCTCTTTCAAAGTTAACTAGATCGTGTTTTAAAGTAAGTACTCCAAGAGAAGCCCCACGACAAACCGTTTGTAAACTTTGCAATCAGTTTCAAATTTATTCGTTCATATTACACTATAAAATTAATCAATCCCTTAACTTAAATTAGCGCTAAATTTTACTtacatttcattgaaaaattAACGATCTATCAAAAATACTTTTACGAATGTTTTTTCACAGTTTATAATAGACAGCATCTTCAAGATGAACGCTGGTTGCTAGGCATCCCATGGACTGCCATCTTCAATGCTATATACATTCGAGTTAGGAAGTCGTCTTCAGTGGCGATGATGGGTTAAGTGCCTTTTGCCTTCTGTATTGAGGCTTCCTCTCTTGTGGTGCTTACAGCATTGAGGTGGGCATTGAGGTCCGCATCCATCCACACATGTCTGTCCGCATAACATTTCGGGGGGAACGGCAGGAGGGGGAGGAGGAGGTGGTGGTGGGGGTGGAGGGGgtggagggggtgggggagcCAGGCAACATGATGGAAGGTTTACAGGGGCGCAAACTGGAGGACAGGGAGCTGGCATTGGTAGAGGCATTGGCATAGGGGGTGGGCAAGGGTTTGGGGGCATGCAAGGAGGTATAGGGGTGTTACAACAGTTTTCCATACAGGCTGGTGCACAGACCTGGGGGCATGGAGCTGGGCACATACGAGGCTCAGGGGTTGGGGTTGGGACGACAAGGGGTGGTGGACCTTCACCTGACTCTACTGGTGGAgctgaaaataaaacaaaataaagacagTTAAGAGGTGCAAATATCATAAAAATTTCTACAAAGCTTAGAATTTTTCAACGTTTGAATGTCCTTCTCTGGCGTCGTCAACATTGTCATTGTAATGgtttttgttatattattattattattattattattattattactattattattattatcattgttattattattgttgtcgttgttttcattatgattatcattattatcatcatcaagaAATGCCGTGTTTCGCCAGTAGACCTGGTATGCATCTACTGTTCTCTTGTGCGTTCTATTTTAGAATACGCCTGTGTCGTGTTCGCCAACCTTCCCAAATACCTGTCACATGATCTTGAAAGGGTTCAGAAGCGCGCTCTGGCAATCATATTTCCTTTCCTACCATATGCAAGCGCGTTGGCTAAGGCTGGGATTCCCACCCTAGAGGAGCGCAGGGATGTGGCATGTGCCAAGTTTGTAAGCAAAATCACTCCTGGGAACCCCCTGCACCCTCTTATACATTCACGGATAATCGGACCGTCCTCTCGCTATAATTTGAGACCAAAAGCACATACCACTATGGCGACAAAAACCGACCGCTTTGGCGGTCTTGTCAGCGTGAAATATGCGCCTGCGCTCATTAACTAGTCTTCGTCCTTGGTTATATCCTTATAACATTGagataatatatatatacctatTAGTATTATTTATGATTTAGTAATTTATTATGGAACTGTTTTCTTGTGTATAAATTTATTGTTGACCTTCACTGTAATTCAGCCAGTGGCTGCGAAAGTgattaataaacaaacaaatcaatcaatcaatcattattattattattattattattattattactagtatCATggtcattattattactattattgttattattaagcTCACCTCCAGATTCTTCGCCACTGCCAGATTCtcctgcaaataaacaaaatgatttAGCTGTtgaaataaagatattttcgaaAGATTGTTGCCGTTGGTGATTTACAGTTTCACTAATTTTTTATACAATTTTGGGGATTGAAATTAAATTATCGGTTAGTTTAATggtattttgaaaaatggcctCATACTTTGGAAACAACCCGAGATCTTTTCCGTCCCGAAATGAGGCCAGTGTGCCTTAGGAATTTCATGGCTCGCAATTGAAAATCGCTATAACCACCAAAAACCGAAGAACAGAATAAAGTGAAAATCAGTAACAAGCCAGTGAGATGAACGAATGGACAAACcaagacaagactgaaaccAGGAGCCAATAAGCCAGGAGGAGCTTGCCTCTTCCAtaccctatgagtcaacctttgcgcgcatctttgtatttttaaaacaccacaagttcttcggctctgcaacCACTTTCAGGATAAAATGTTTGTCAATTGAAGACAAacatagcaaaaacaatgtaccggtaggcaaattgtgcaaatttaatgtaaattgatgtaaatgcaGTGTGAGTCTCTTTCTGAAGGATTAGGATTAGGATTAGAAAGATaagcgcaaaggttgactcaaggatgtAATGCCAAAGGAGACTCCTACTCATGGGTTCTTACTGAAACGGTTGGCATGTGGGAAACGTTGAAAAAATTCGACCCTACTTAAAGTTTTTGACAACTTACATAAAAGATCACTTCTTCTCAGAATTATCTTGTCTGTGTTACAATTACTTTTACTTGATAACCAAATTGCAGTTAAGACTGGTGTTTGAATAAACGATTTCTCTTAAAAGTGCCCAAACTATCCTTTTCAATAAGGTACTATTTTAAAAGATAACAAAGAGCCAAAGTTGTCAGCGCAAGTACAGCTGTACCACAAAATGAACATTCAAACTACCCGTAGGGAAAGGAAGCCTTGCTTTTCTAAACCAATCACAGATATCAGTTGTGAGTTTAACACCGCTTACCAGCGCTACCCGAGGCGTCATTCAATTCAACGTCAGAGTCATCTTTCTTCTTTTCAGCTTCTGTGGAGCAGGTAGAAAACTGTACATCGGCTACCTCTTTAAGTTATGCTACAAACGTGCGTTCCTCTCCTTGTACATTAGTTAACCATTCACTAAATTGAATGGCGGCAGCACTAATTCTTGTGGGAGGACCCCTCTTTAAAGCACTGTCAAGTGACGGAGGTCATGATTCTTACAAAAGGTTACGCTAACAGGGGGATGGCTGTACTCGCGGAAAACCTTTTAAACTTTTCTATTATTTCTTCAGATTTGTTTTGAAGGATTAATCTCAGTTTGCTGATCGTTTTCTATCAGTTTTGTATAACTCAGTGTTGTTGAATTCGCTATTTTAACATTCCCCATAACACACTTTGTTAGAtgtaaaccattgttttcaaatgctattGGGAATATGTagtgtcccaagagcatttgaaagcaatggtttatgcaaaattttgggggacaaacaaagtgtattatggggaatgtgaaaat
Encoded here:
- the LOC137967547 gene encoding LOW QUALITY PROTEIN: uncharacterized protein (The sequence of the model RefSeq protein was modified relative to this genomic sequence to represent the inferred CDS: deleted 1 base in 1 codon; substituted 1 base at 1 genomic stop codon), which encodes MKYWEIYVFCMDNGIRQDSNCTNLAVFSLNSPEVFRSGSVGRPRYLISEEVLLHLRSSGFTWTKIAQMLLVSRWILRRRFVEYGPEEMTSFSMISDAQLDNLVERFMCDHGTLVGYSLVSGHLRSLXGLRVQRDRIRESIARVDPGNSRIRWAVVISRTAYSVAGPNSLWHIDGHHSLVTWGFVIHGGIDGFSRLIVFLKCSTNNRSDTVLDLFLTATQRFEWPSRVRSDHWVKT
- the LOC137967312 gene encoding basic proline-rich protein-like isoform X1 translates to MKLRYFVFLALVALAIFTFTVDAKSLKAHKKSHKHHGKLLKALISATFQKEAEKKKDDSDVELNDASGSAGESGSGEESGAPPVESEAPEPANPLPFKVVGPFGGHPHPGPPSAINPCPQPRYCDPARCKDPVGCAPSCADICCADVVIPPPTPPVKSGGGPCSDACAPKYQADCCMGAPPPVGGLPGAFPQAVPQPVYPPMGPQPEYSAPTGMLQPEYVPQSPPAMCDQSCYATNCAPPCPAKCCIRKKSSIHHHRRTRSLTTTSTMCP
- the LOC137967312 gene encoding basic proline-rich protein-like isoform X2 gives rise to the protein MKLRYFVFLALVALAIFTFTVDAKSLKAHKKSHKHHEAEKKKDDSDVELNDASGSAGESGSGEESGAPPVESEAPEPANPLPFKVVGPFGGHPHPGPPSAINPCPQPRYCDPARCKDPVGCAPSCADICCADVVIPPPTPPVKSGGGPCSDACAPKYQADCCMGAPPPVGGLPGAFPQAVPQPVYPPMGPQPEYSAPTGMLQPEYVPQSPPAMCDQSCYATNCAPPCPAKCCIRKKSSIHHHRRTRSLTTTSTMCP